The genomic region AGGCGTGATTAAAAGAACTAGTCCGTACCTGGAGGGATACCTCCGAGAGATCTTGGAGACGCTGAGGTCAAAAGGATATAAGCTTGATTAGGTATGCCAACCCATGTTTAGGGTTTCGGTAATTCCGGGCGATGGAGTAGGACCAGAAATATTTTTTGCAAGTAAGAAAATCTTAGCGAAACTTGTGGAAACGTACTCTCTCGGAATAGAGTTTATTGAGGTGGAGGCTGGGGATTCGGCTCAAGCCAAGTACGGGGAGGCATTGCCAAAGAATACTCTCAAGGTAATAGAATCGTCTGACATGATACTTAAGGGCCCAGTAGGCGAGTCAGCCATGGACGTAGTGGTAAAGTTAAGGCAGATGTATGATATGTACGCCAATCTGAGGCCTGCTAAATCACTTCCAGGAGTTCCCAACAAATACGGAAACGTGGATATCCTAATAGTTAGGGAGAACACTGAGGATCTCTATAAGGGGTTCGAGCATGAAATCTCAGAAGGAGTCGCTGTTGGACTTAAGGTGATATCAGCTATGGCTTCCACCAGGATAGCCAACGTTGCGCTGGATTATGCAAAGAGGAGAAGAAACAAGGTTACCTGCGTTCACAAGGCTAACGTGATGAGGATAACAGATGGGTTGTTTGCAAGGTCCTGTCGTTCCGTGCTAAAGGGGAAAGTAGAATATAACGAGATGTACGTAGATGCGGCAGCGGCTAATCTAGTGAAGGACCCAAACATGTTTGACGTCATTATCACCACGAACATGTACGGAGATATACTGAGCGACGAGGCTTCACAAATAGCTGGAAGCTTAGGCTTAGCTCCCTCGGCAAACATTGGGGAAAGGAAGTCGCTATTTGAACCCGTTCATGGAGCTGCCTTCGACATAGCTGGGAAGGGAATTGTGAACCCAACAGCTTTTCTGCTCTCCGTGAGTATGATGCTGGAACGCATGTATCAACTAAGTAAGGATCAGAGATATTTACAGGCCTCACAATCACTTACTAACTCGATTTACAAGGTTTATAGCGAGGGTAAAAATCTCACGCCCGATGTGGGTGGAAGCTCCAAGTTAAGTGACATAATTGACGCGATATATTCGAAGCTAACATAGTGTTTTTAAATTCATACAATGAAAACCCTTTCGTGTCAGACTTATCTCCAGTGAGGCCCCTTCAATCGAAATTTGAACCATTGAAGATAGAAAAAGAGGTTTCAGATTTTTGGGTTGAGAAAAAAGTTTACAAGGCCTTAAAGGAATACAACGGGAAATTTACAAAGAAATTCCTTTTCATAGATGGACCACCTTATCCATCCGCACCCATACCCCATATAGGCACCATTTGGAATAAGGTAATCAAGGATTCCATCTTAAGATACAAGAGGCTTGAAGGTTATAGGGTCCACGACCAGCCAGGTTATGACACCCATGGATTACCCATTGAGGTGGCCGTTGAGAGGAAGTTAAATATTTCTCAAAAAAGGGATATATATGATAAGATAGGTGTAGAGAAGTTTGTCCAGCTCTGTAGAGATTTTGCACTAACTAATCTGAATTCCATGTCCGAGAATTTCAAGAATGTCGGCGTATTCATGGATTGGG from Metallosphaera sedula DSM 5348 harbors:
- a CDS encoding isocitrate/isopropylmalate family dehydrogenase: MFRVSVIPGDGVGPEIFFASKKILAKLVETYSLGIEFIEVEAGDSAQAKYGEALPKNTLKVIESSDMILKGPVGESAMDVVVKLRQMYDMYANLRPAKSLPGVPNKYGNVDILIVRENTEDLYKGFEHEISEGVAVGLKVISAMASTRIANVALDYAKRRRNKVTCVHKANVMRITDGLFARSCRSVLKGKVEYNEMYVDAAAANLVKDPNMFDVIITTNMYGDILSDEASQIAGSLGLAPSANIGERKSLFEPVHGAAFDIAGKGIVNPTAFLLSVSMMLERMYQLSKDQRYLQASQSLTNSIYKVYSEGKNLTPDVGGSSKLSDIIDAIYSKLT